In a genomic window of Tissierella sp. Yu-01:
- a CDS encoding D-aminoacylase — protein MYDVLIKNGTVVDGTGKPSYKGDIAIKDGLLHLNPDSNEAKEVIDAEGLTVSPGFIDAHSHGDLILGSEDAALFKTTQGVTTEYVGQCGLSSAPVVEKNLKDVQNMLAMGTTFFPDDMKNWNTFARFLKYADQQKMAANAKMYIGHSTLRISVMGMENRPATVKELDTMKGILREAMESGAAGFSTGLIYTPSVYATEEEIIELAKVIEPFNGIYASHMRNESNKIVQAVEETINVGRQAGVRVDISHHKMLGRPNWGKQKETLKLIHDANNEGIRVFHDQYPYTANMTTLNATMPPWHLSDGFSAMTEKLRDTEFRKQIKAEMEDPKTEYDNYYLNAGGWSGVYVYSSSKLPEAEGKFITEYAELVGKDPWDAFFDICVENNCETGGVYMSMSEEDVFEIIQDPYCIVGSDGLTRSWKEKGHPRASGTFPHAINYFVKEKKILTLEEMIRKMTGLSAEYLVLKNKGLIKEGYDADLVIFDYENLKDTATYSKSNSITEGINYVFVNGEKVYQDGEFTGKAPGKLIRHNK, from the coding sequence ATGTATGATGTTTTAATTAAAAATGGTACGGTTGTTGACGGAACAGGAAAACCTTCATACAAGGGAGATATTGCCATAAAGGATGGTTTATTACATCTAAATCCTGATTCTAATGAAGCAAAAGAAGTTATTGATGCAGAAGGATTGACTGTGAGCCCAGGTTTTATTGATGCTCACTCTCATGGAGATCTAATTCTAGGTTCTGAAGATGCTGCTTTATTCAAAACAACACAAGGTGTAACAACAGAGTATGTTGGTCAGTGTGGATTATCCTCAGCACCTGTTGTAGAAAAGAATTTAAAAGATGTTCAGAATATGTTGGCAATGGGAACAACTTTCTTTCCTGATGACATGAAGAACTGGAATACATTTGCCAGATTCCTCAAGTATGCAGATCAGCAAAAAATGGCTGCAAATGCAAAGATGTATATTGGTCATAGTACGTTACGAATTTCAGTTATGGGTATGGAAAATCGACCTGCTACAGTGAAAGAACTTGACACTATGAAAGGGATATTACGAGAGGCTATGGAATCTGGTGCAGCAGGATTTTCAACTGGATTAATTTACACTCCTTCTGTTTATGCAACAGAAGAAGAGATTATAGAATTAGCTAAAGTAATTGAACCATTCAACGGAATTTACGCTAGCCATATGAGAAATGAGTCCAATAAAATTGTACAAGCAGTAGAAGAAACAATTAATGTAGGAAGACAGGCTGGAGTACGTGTAGATATTTCTCACCATAAAATGCTAGGCAGACCTAATTGGGGAAAACAAAAAGAAACATTAAAACTAATACATGATGCAAATAATGAAGGAATACGAGTTTTTCATGATCAATATCCATATACAGCAAATATGACAACACTTAATGCAACTATGCCACCATGGCACTTATCAGATGGCTTTAGTGCAATGACTGAGAAACTTCGAGATACTGAATTTAGAAAACAAATTAAAGCAGAGATGGAAGATCCTAAAACTGAGTATGATAACTATTACTTAAATGCAGGTGGATGGTCAGGTGTATATGTTTATTCCTCTTCAAAACTTCCAGAAGCTGAAGGTAAATTTATAACCGAATATGCAGAATTGGTAGGGAAAGATCCTTGGGATGCCTTTTTCGATATTTGTGTAGAGAATAACTGTGAAACAGGTGGAGTTTACATGAGTATGTCAGAAGAAGATGTATTTGAAATTATCCAAGACCCTTATTGTATAGTTGGTAGTGATGGCTTGACTAGAAGTTGGAAAGAAAAAGGACATCCAAGAGCTAGTGGTACTTTCCCACACGCTATTAATTACTTCGTAAAAGAAAAGAAAATCTTAACCTTAGAAGAGATGATACGTAAGATGACAGGATTATCAGCAGAGTACTTAGTTCTTAAAAACAAAGGTTTAATTAAAGAAGGTTATGATGCTGATTTGGTTATTTTCGATTATGAAAATCTGAAGGATACAGCGACGTATTCGAAATCCAATAGTATAACAGAAGGTATTAATTACGTCTTTGTTAATGGTGAAAAGGTTTATCAAGATGGCGAATTCACAGGAAAAGCACCTGGGAAATTGATTCGTCACAATAAATAA